A region of Lycium barbarum isolate Lr01 chromosome 1, ASM1917538v2, whole genome shotgun sequence DNA encodes the following proteins:
- the LOC132644735 gene encoding myricetin 7/4'-O-methyltransferase 2-like — protein sequence MHNNDNTCANQLIQAEAQSWDYILSYVRPSCIKCAIELGIPDILHKNVNPIMSLPDLVAALPNLNPSKSSFIPILMRVLVHCGLFNYHQQEGDDYSLTSAGRLLAENDPSSRRSFFLFAQNPVVLNTAASVSDWLRDDFPTAFETTHGKSHWEYCAKEPKFDSVFNVAMASDSRLISNLLISDCCKGVFEGLTSLVDVGGGTGTVAMAIANAFPSLKCIVLDLPHVIGDRKGTGNLEFVAGSMFDKIPHANAILLKWILHNWSDQDCVKLLKKCKESIPSKEKGGKVIIIDMAMDDNSSPSSNEQLVQAQHFMDFIMRITYASKERTEKEWEKLFLDAGFSEYKVVTSLGLRSLIEIYP from the exons ATGCACAATAACGACAACACTTGCGCTAATCAGCTAATACAAGCTGAAGCTCAAAGTTGGGACTACATTTTGAGTTACGTCCGTCCTTCATGTATAAAATGCGCAATCGAATTAGGAATTCCCGATATCCTTCACAAAAATGTCAATCCCATCATGTCTCTTCCTGACCTTGTTGCTGCTTTGCCAAATTTGAACCCTTCTAAGTCTTCCTTTATCCCTATTCTAATGCGAGTTTTAGTTCATTGTGGCCTTTTCAATTACCACCAACAAGAAGGAGACGACTATTCACTCACTAGTGCTGGCCGTCTCCTTGCTGAAAATGACCCCTCTAGCAGGAGGTCATTTTTCCTTTTCGCTCAAAATCCCGTTGTGCTGAACACGGCTGCTTCCGTGAGCGATTGGTTACGCGATGATTTTCCCACTGCCTTTGAAACGACACATGGGAAATCCCATTGGGAGTATTGCGCAAAAGAGCCAAAGTTTGATAGTGTCTTCAATGTTGCGATGGCTAGTGATTCGAGATTGATCTCCAATTTGTTGATTTCTGATTGTTGTAAGGGTGTCTTTGAGGGCTTGACGTCCTTGGTGGACGTTGGAGGTGGCACGGGCACCGTGGCCATGGCTATTGCCAATGCTTTTCCAAGCTTGAAATGCATAGTGCTTGATCTCCCTCATGTCATAGGTGACCGAAAGGGAACCGGAAACTTGGAATTTGTTGCTGGGAGTATGTTTGATAAAATTCCTCATGCTAATGCAATATTACTCAAG TGGATTTTGCACAATTGGAGTGATCAAGATTGTGTGAAGTTATTGAAGAAATGCAAAGAGTCAATTCCAAGTAAGGAAAAGGGAGGGAAAGTGATCATCATAGACATGGCCATGGATGATAATTCTAGTCCCTCGAGCAATGAGCAGCTTGTTCAAGCACAACACTTTATGGACTTTATCATGCGGATTACTTATGCTTCCAAAGAGAGAACTGAGAAAGAATGGGAAAAACTCTTCCTAGATGCTGGTTTTAGTGAATACAAAGTAGTAACCTCTCTCGGCTTAAGGTCTCTAATTGAAATATATCCTTAA